The proteins below come from a single Microthrixaceae bacterium genomic window:
- a CDS encoding ABC transporter ATP-binding protein — protein sequence MNGSLIEAVGVSSGYGKVSVLRGVDLSVAAGEVVALLGGNGAGKTTTLLTLAGELTPTEGEVRFLGSSCTDPMHVRCRNGLSYLTEDRSVIMEMTVKDNLRLANVSPEVATEYFPALERILGRRAGLCSGGEKQMLALARCLGRNPKVLLADELSLGLAPLVVGGLLETLRRVADEQGIGVLLVEQHIRQALEIADRAYVMERGRIVLSGTAAEVSEQIGKVQSAYLAG from the coding sequence ACGGCAAGGTCTCGGTGTTGCGCGGCGTCGATTTGAGCGTTGCCGCCGGCGAGGTCGTGGCGTTGCTCGGCGGCAACGGTGCCGGAAAGACCACCACGTTGTTGACCCTCGCCGGCGAGTTGACCCCCACCGAGGGCGAAGTGCGTTTCTTGGGCTCGAGTTGCACCGACCCGATGCACGTCCGCTGCCGCAACGGGCTCAGCTATCTCACCGAGGACCGTTCGGTGATCATGGAGATGACGGTGAAGGACAACCTGCGACTCGCCAACGTCTCGCCGGAGGTGGCCACGGAGTACTTCCCGGCGTTGGAACGGATCCTCGGCCGCCGTGCGGGGCTGTGTTCCGGTGGCGAGAAGCAGATGCTGGCTCTCGCGCGTTGCCTCGGCCGTAACCCGAAGGTGCTCCTCGCGGACGAGTTGTCCCTCGGCCTCGCACCCCTCGTGGTGGGGGGACTGCTGGAGACGCTGCGTCGCGTGGCCGACGAGCAGGGGATCGGGGTGTTGCTTGTCGAACAACACATCCGCCAAGCGTTGGAAATCGCCGATCGTGCCTATGTGATGGAGCGCGGACGCATCGTGTTGAGCGGTACCGCAGCCGAGGTCAGCGAGCAGATCGGCAAGGTCCAGTCGGCGTACCTCGCCGGCTGA